A stretch of the Luteitalea sp. genome encodes the following:
- a CDS encoding ATP-dependent RecD-like DNA helicase produces the protein MPNPDSREFLSGAVERVTFHNLETGFCVVRVQVRGRRDLVALIGCAASIAPGEQVQATGRWVNDRTHGLQFKADWLRVAPPDSAEAVERYLASGLIKGIGRHYAKQLVAAFGAEVFDIIEREPDRLRDVPGVGPVRASSIAAGWREQRAIRDIMLFLHQHGVGTARAVRIFKTYGIDAVKTISENPYRLARDIRGVGFLSADRIAERLGIEKTAMMRVRAGLGYRLAQALDEGHCGLPRDVLLAESARQLGVSSEIVGQALDLELADGALAADTVDSQPCIFLAALHSAERQLAERLRQLSQGAPPWPVIDTDRARAWVEARLHLTLSERQAEAFAAAVRTKVLVITGGPGVGKTTLLRAIVAVLAAKGVRPALAAPTGRAAKRLSEATGLEARTLHRLLEVNPRTGRFRRNESNPLEAQHVVVDELSMIDVPLMWSLVRAVSPGAALLLVGDADQLPSVGPGQVLADLIGSARVPVVRLTSIFRQAASSRIIVNAHRINQGEMPDLGRSTESDFHFVEADDPDVAMRKLLQVICERIPTRYGLHPFHDVQVLCPMNRGSLGARTLNVGLQRALNPPGPDAVERFGYTFGVGDKVMQVENDYEKEVYNGDLGLVVSVDQAASEIVVSFDGRRVAYDFGELDRLVLAYATTIHKAQGSEYPAVVIPLTTQHYVMLQRNLLYTAITRGRKLVVLIGQARALAIAVKGTHTRRRWTKLREWLTEKQS, from the coding sequence ATCCCGAATCCCGATTCCCGAGAATTCCTTTCTGGTGCGGTGGAGCGCGTGACGTTCCACAATCTCGAGACCGGGTTCTGCGTTGTCCGGGTACAGGTTCGGGGACGGCGCGACCTCGTCGCGCTGATTGGCTGCGCGGCGAGCATCGCTCCTGGCGAGCAGGTGCAGGCCACAGGTCGATGGGTGAACGATCGCACGCATGGCCTGCAGTTCAAAGCGGATTGGCTCCGTGTGGCGCCGCCGGACTCGGCCGAGGCCGTCGAGCGCTATCTGGCCTCGGGATTGATCAAGGGCATTGGCCGTCATTACGCCAAGCAGCTGGTGGCGGCATTCGGTGCCGAGGTCTTCGACATCATCGAGCGCGAGCCGGATCGCCTGCGTGACGTGCCTGGCGTGGGCCCAGTTCGCGCGTCCAGTATTGCCGCCGGTTGGCGGGAGCAGCGGGCGATTCGCGACATCATGCTGTTCTTGCACCAGCACGGTGTCGGCACTGCGCGTGCCGTGCGCATCTTCAAGACCTACGGCATCGATGCCGTCAAGACGATCTCGGAGAATCCGTACCGGCTCGCCCGTGACATCCGTGGCGTGGGCTTCCTGAGCGCTGATCGGATTGCCGAGCGGCTCGGCATCGAAAAGACGGCGATGATGCGCGTGCGTGCCGGGCTTGGCTACCGGCTCGCCCAAGCGCTCGACGAGGGACACTGCGGGCTGCCTCGCGATGTGCTGCTGGCCGAGAGTGCGCGACAGCTCGGGGTCTCGTCGGAGATCGTCGGACAAGCCCTCGATCTCGAGCTGGCCGATGGAGCGCTCGCGGCCGACACGGTCGACAGCCAACCGTGCATCTTCCTCGCCGCGCTCCATTCCGCAGAGCGGCAGCTCGCCGAACGGCTGCGCCAGCTCTCGCAGGGCGCGCCGCCCTGGCCGGTGATCGACACCGACCGGGCGCGCGCGTGGGTCGAGGCACGGCTGCACCTCACCCTCTCGGAGCGTCAGGCGGAGGCGTTCGCCGCTGCGGTTCGCACGAAGGTCCTGGTCATCACCGGTGGCCCTGGCGTCGGCAAGACGACGTTGCTGCGGGCCATCGTGGCGGTGCTTGCCGCCAAGGGCGTGCGGCCGGCCCTTGCGGCGCCTACCGGGCGCGCGGCCAAGCGGCTGTCGGAGGCAACGGGCCTCGAGGCACGGACGCTTCACCGCCTTCTCGAAGTCAATCCGCGGACGGGCCGGTTTCGGCGGAACGAATCGAATCCGCTGGAGGCCCAGCACGTCGTTGTCGACGAGCTCTCGATGATCGATGTGCCGCTGATGTGGAGCCTGGTGCGGGCCGTCAGCCCCGGTGCCGCGCTGCTACTGGTCGGCGATGCCGATCAGTTGCCGTCGGTTGGTCCCGGCCAAGTCCTCGCCGATCTGATTGGCTCGGCACGCGTCCCTGTCGTTCGTCTCACGAGCATCTTTCGCCAAGCGGCGAGCAGTCGCATCATTGTCAATGCCCATCGAATCAACCAGGGCGAGATGCCCGACCTCGGTCGCTCCACCGAGTCGGACTTCCACTTCGTCGAAGCCGACGACCCCGACGTCGCGATGCGGAAGCTCCTGCAGGTCATCTGCGAACGGATCCCGACACGCTACGGCCTGCATCCATTCCACGACGTGCAGGTGCTCTGTCCGATGAACCGCGGCTCCCTCGGCGCGCGGACGCTCAACGTCGGGCTGCAGCGCGCGCTCAATCCGCCCGGCCCGGATGCTGTCGAGCGGTTCGGCTACACCTTCGGCGTCGGCGACAAGGTCATGCAGGTCGAGAACGACTACGAGAAGGAGGTGTACAACGGCGACCTTGGCCTGGTCGTCTCTGTCGATCAGGCGGCCAGCGAGATAGTCGTGTCCTTCGACGGGCGCCGGGTGGCCTACGATTTTGGCGAGCTCGATCGGCTCGTTCTCGCCTATGCGACCACGATTCACAAGGCACAAGGCTCGGAGTATCCGGCGGTCGTCATCCCGTTGACGACGCAGCACTATGTCATGCTGCAGCGAAACTTGTTGTATACCGCGATCACGCGCGGGCGGAAGCTCGTCGTGCTCATCGGTCAGGCTCGCGCGCTGGCAATTGCCGTGAAGGGGACACACACGCGTCGCCGCTGGACGAAGCTGCGCGAATGGCTGACCGAAAAACAGTCGTAG
- a CDS encoding gfo/Idh/MocA family oxidoreductase: MRQVTRSCTERGFTRLGYNRRMSSADSRPFRWGILGTARIVRRLVEPLRSQGHALVAVASRDRGRAEAFARDWQIPRAHGAYDDLLADPDVDAVYIPLPNALHAAWTINAAAAGKHVLCEKPLALTVGEVEAMGEAAARHGVVVAEAFMYRHHPVTLAARQLVLEGAVGSVRHLRGAFTFLLTGDHNVRLDPRLGGGGLWDIGCYPVSWMRYVLGADPLEVSATIVTGSTGVDVAAAATLRFPGDILGQFDCGFTAPFRTEMQVVGSEGVLDVPHPFKPGPTEVIVVRRGDETTEVPIEGGPLYQLQVDDLRRAARESVPARVLPSESRGNVATLVALYESARTGRVIGVQDSGIGKREPGTKNQE; this comes from the coding sequence ATGAGGCAGGTCACCAGGAGCTGCACAGAGCGCGGCTTCACGCGACTAGGGTATAACAGGCGCATGTCTTCTGCCGACTCCAGGCCGTTCCGCTGGGGCATTCTTGGCACGGCGCGCATTGTGCGCCGGCTAGTGGAGCCGCTCCGCAGCCAAGGTCACGCGCTCGTGGCGGTTGCCAGCCGCGACCGAGGGCGGGCCGAGGCGTTCGCGCGCGACTGGCAGATACCGCGTGCGCACGGTGCCTACGACGACCTTTTGGCGGATCCCGACGTCGACGCCGTCTACATCCCGTTGCCGAACGCGCTGCATGCCGCGTGGACCATCAACGCCGCCGCGGCAGGGAAGCATGTCCTGTGCGAGAAGCCGCTGGCGCTCACGGTTGGCGAGGTGGAGGCGATGGGCGAGGCGGCCGCCCGCCACGGCGTCGTGGTGGCGGAGGCATTCATGTACCGCCATCATCCAGTGACCCTGGCCGCACGGCAGCTGGTCCTCGAGGGAGCGGTGGGCAGCGTGCGGCACCTGCGCGGTGCCTTCACGTTCCTGCTGACCGGCGATCACAACGTCCGGTTGGATCCGCGGCTCGGAGGCGGCGGTCTGTGGGACATTGGTTGTTACCCGGTGAGCTGGATGCGGTACGTCTTGGGTGCGGATCCGCTCGAGGTGAGCGCCACGATCGTGACGGGGTCTACGGGTGTCGACGTCGCGGCGGCGGCGACCTTGCGCTTTCCAGGCGACATCCTTGGTCAGTTCGATTGTGGCTTCACTGCTCCCTTCCGCACGGAAATGCAGGTTGTCGGCTCGGAGGGCGTGCTCGACGTGCCGCATCCCTTCAAGCCCGGCCCCACAGAGGTCATCGTCGTACGTCGTGGTGACGAGACGACCGAGGTTCCCATTGAAGGCGGCCCGCTGTACCAGCTCCAGGTGGACGACTTGCGCCGGGCCGCCCGCGAGAGTGTGCCGGCGCGCGTCTTGCCCTCCGAAAGCCGCGGCAACGTCGCGACACTGGTAGCACTCTACGAGTCCGCTCGGACCGGTCGCGTGATCGGGGTTCAGGATTCAGGAATCGGGAAACGGGAACCAGGGACCAAGAACCAGGAATAA
- a CDS encoding iron-sulfur cluster-binding protein translates to MTSPLPFHRRVEQALGNQQLRGAIGRATARKVEGRLAALAGLADADRLRDEGRRIRANALGRLDEQLTRFVEQVERHGGTAVWAPDADHAVRYLVDLARARGVKSIVKSKSMVTEEIELNRAIEAAGLRVVETDLGEYVIQLDHDHPSHIVAPIIHKTRQDIAATFKREVGATDADVADIPSMTAFARRKLRQDFLTAGMGVSGVNFGIAETGTLCICTNEGNGRLTTTVPRIHVAFMGIERILPTLADLGIMLQLLARSSTGQKLTAYTNLLTGPRRPGLDAESDGPDELHVVLVDNGRSHVLGSELAEILYCIRCGACLNACPVYRQIGGHAYGSVYPGPVGAVFTPAIGGLADWSDLPHASSLCGACREVCPVRIDIPRMLLALRARAATEGHGPWWARVGLRAYRFTAVRPTLFRLAGRLTARATSLVARDGRISKLPGPLAGWTRYREFPAMAPRTFQEQWKGRRQESGSGISSAGL, encoded by the coding sequence ATGACGAGCCCGCTACCTTTCCATCGACGCGTCGAGCAGGCGCTCGGCAACCAGCAGCTCCGCGGTGCCATTGGGCGTGCGACGGCCCGCAAAGTGGAGGGCCGCTTGGCGGCCCTGGCAGGCCTTGCGGATGCCGATCGACTACGCGACGAGGGGCGCCGCATCCGCGCAAACGCCCTTGGCCGCTTGGACGAGCAGCTCACGCGCTTCGTCGAGCAGGTCGAACGCCATGGCGGGACAGCCGTGTGGGCGCCTGACGCCGACCACGCCGTGCGCTACCTCGTGGACCTCGCGCGCGCACGCGGCGTCAAGTCGATCGTCAAGTCCAAGTCGATGGTGACCGAGGAAATCGAGCTGAACCGCGCGATCGAGGCGGCCGGCCTTCGCGTTGTCGAAACCGATCTCGGAGAGTACGTCATCCAGCTCGATCACGATCATCCATCGCATATCGTCGCTCCAATCATCCACAAGACGCGGCAAGACATCGCCGCCACGTTCAAGCGAGAGGTCGGTGCCACCGACGCCGACGTGGCCGACATCCCGAGCATGACGGCGTTTGCACGCCGGAAGCTGCGCCAGGACTTCCTGACGGCCGGGATGGGCGTGAGCGGTGTGAACTTTGGGATTGCCGAGACCGGAACGCTGTGCATCTGCACCAACGAGGGGAATGGCCGCCTCACCACGACCGTACCGCGGATTCATGTCGCCTTCATGGGCATTGAGCGTATCTTGCCCACGCTGGCCGACCTCGGGATCATGCTGCAGCTGCTGGCGCGCAGCTCGACGGGGCAGAAGCTGACCGCCTACACGAATCTCCTCACGGGACCCCGCCGGCCGGGCTTGGACGCCGAAAGTGATGGACCCGATGAGCTCCACGTCGTCCTCGTGGACAACGGCCGGAGCCACGTGCTCGGAAGCGAGCTCGCCGAGATCCTGTATTGCATTCGCTGCGGCGCATGCTTGAATGCCTGTCCCGTATATCGCCAGATTGGGGGTCACGCGTACGGCAGCGTCTACCCTGGACCGGTTGGCGCCGTGTTCACGCCCGCAATAGGCGGCCTGGCAGACTGGAGCGACCTCCCTCACGCCAGCAGCCTGTGTGGCGCGTGTCGGGAGGTCTGCCCCGTCCGAATCGACATTCCGCGGATGTTGCTCGCCCTGCGCGCGCGCGCCGCAACCGAAGGCCACGGACCTTGGTGGGCACGCGTGGGCCTGCGAGCCTATCGCTTCACCGCCGTTCGACCGACGCTGTTCCGCCTGGCTGGCCGCTTGACCGCGCGAGCAACGAGCTTGGTGGCGCGGGATGGGCGTATCTCGAAGCTCCCTGGACCACTGGCGGGCTGGACCAGGTATCGCGAATTCCCAGCGATGGCCCCTCGCACGTTCCAGGAACAGTGGAAAGGCAGGCGTCAGGAATCAGGTTCAGGAATCAGTAGCGCAGGCCTTTAG
- a CDS encoding lactate utilization protein — translation MKPEDLAHMRSTLGRAIGRALLPGASPDGPSSARVSQGAERAAESPEELVSSFRRELEALAGVVHEVSGVEAARCRVREIARDQRATRVLSWEGQHLRVDGLLGDLEGDGLQVMTGPVPSETEARAASLATLERAELGLTGADAGLADTGSIVVRSGPGRLRLASLLPPVHVALLPRSGLWPSLTAWLAEESSTVQDVSNLVIITGPSRTADIEMTLSRGVHGPGELHVVLY, via the coding sequence ATGAAGCCAGAAGATCTCGCTCACATGCGGAGCACGCTTGGCCGAGCCATCGGGCGGGCGCTGCTGCCTGGTGCGTCTCCCGACGGTCCGTCGAGTGCGCGAGTGTCTCAGGGCGCGGAGCGCGCCGCCGAAAGCCCCGAGGAGCTGGTCTCCTCGTTTCGCCGTGAGTTAGAAGCACTCGCCGGTGTCGTGCACGAGGTATCCGGGGTCGAGGCGGCGCGGTGTCGTGTTCGTGAGATTGCTCGCGATCAACGTGCCACGCGCGTGCTCTCGTGGGAAGGGCAGCACTTGCGCGTGGACGGCCTGTTGGGTGACCTGGAAGGCGACGGTCTCCAGGTCATGACCGGACCCGTGCCCTCCGAGACCGAGGCACGAGCCGCCTCGCTGGCGACACTGGAACGAGCGGAGCTTGGTCTGACGGGGGCTGACGCAGGCCTGGCGGACACAGGGTCGATAGTGGTGCGGAGCGGTCCAGGCCGGCTGCGCCTTGCTTCGCTCCTGCCGCCGGTGCACGTTGCGCTCCTGCCACGTTCGGGCCTCTGGCCCTCCTTGACCGCATGGTTGGCGGAGGAGTCGTCGACGGTCCAGGACGTGAGCAACCTCGTCATCATCACCGGCCCGAGCCGCACCGCTGACATCGAAATGACACTCAGCCGCGGTGTTCACGGGCCCGGTGAGCTCCACGTCGTTCTGTACTGA
- a CDS encoding glycerophosphodiester phosphodiesterase, protein MPENTCEAFANGLALGAQGVELDCRLSRDRVVMVHHDATLDRTTNGRGPISARTADELRALDAAHWFAPSKGYPLRGKGIRMPRLVDVLQQARDAALVIELKGIDPTLGRVAVEVVRRAGALERVCFGGYSLATLRAAREAEPTVITSACLEEVRLALYKSWVRWPLRRLPYRALQVPEHGGGLRIVSPRFVRAAHRAGLTVHVWTVDEPREIARMLDWGADGIITDRPDEAVPAVQRWLESAGAFSTERRGAHRAREHRG, encoded by the coding sequence ATGCCCGAGAACACATGCGAGGCGTTTGCCAACGGCCTGGCGCTCGGCGCGCAAGGGGTGGAGCTCGATTGTCGTCTCTCCCGGGATCGGGTCGTGATGGTTCACCACGATGCGACACTCGACCGGACGACCAATGGGCGTGGGCCGATTTCGGCCCGGACGGCGGACGAGCTCCGCGCTCTCGATGCCGCTCATTGGTTTGCCCCGAGCAAGGGCTATCCGTTGCGCGGTAAGGGCATTCGCATGCCGCGGCTCGTGGATGTGCTGCAACAGGCGCGCGACGCGGCGCTCGTCATCGAGCTGAAAGGCATCGACCCGACACTCGGTCGTGTGGCGGTGGAGGTCGTTCGGCGCGCTGGCGCTCTCGAGCGGGTTTGCTTTGGCGGTTATTCGCTCGCCACGCTGCGAGCGGCGCGGGAAGCCGAGCCCACGGTCATCACCAGCGCCTGTCTGGAAGAGGTACGTCTGGCCCTTTACAAGTCGTGGGTCCGTTGGCCGCTTCGGCGCCTTCCGTATCGGGCGCTCCAAGTGCCGGAGCATGGCGGTGGCCTACGAATCGTGTCGCCCCGATTCGTGCGTGCTGCGCATCGCGCCGGTCTGACCGTCCATGTCTGGACTGTGGACGAGCCACGCGAGATCGCACGGATGCTCGATTGGGGCGCAGACGGCATCATCACGGACCGTCCAGACGAGGCGGTGCCCGCGGTCCAGCGCTGGCTCGAGTCGGCAGGGGCTTTCAGTACAGAACGACGTGGAGCTCACCGGGCCCGTGAACACCGCGGCTGA
- a CDS encoding magnesium chelatase → MARPKTLGALKRDVAAGRIPHRPVRAEIRQNLIARLKQAGPLFPGIIGYDETVIPQLVNALLSQHDFVLLGLRGQAKSRLLRALVTLLDEAMPVVPGSEIHDDPLAPLSAFAKRRVQEEGDAMPIEWVPREARYVEKLATPDVTVADIIGDIDPIKAARAGLQLSDELTMHYGLLPRANRSIFAINELPDLAGRVQVSLFNILQEGDVQIKGYPVRLPLDVLMVFSANPEDYTARGKIITPLKDRIGSEIRTHYPRTRDAAMAITQQEAWVERDGHGGLRVDVPPYVREVVEEIAFQARVDSRVDKRSGVSQRLPITCIENVVSNAERRTLLSGESVVVPRVADVYAALPALTGKLELEYEGELRGADTVGRDLVRSAVRVVFDGYDDGADLKPIIEWFDMGGTMQLSDTLSAAELLEEAGKLQGLVELGDQIDRDTGGDSGRRAAAVDFILEGLHAQKRVSRSDAWQYEAAEPPRRRIRTTQPTIEDEELPSPGRKKLYN, encoded by the coding sequence ATGGCCCGTCCAAAGACGCTTGGTGCACTAAAACGCGACGTGGCGGCGGGGCGCATCCCGCACCGCCCGGTGCGCGCGGAGATTCGACAAAACCTCATTGCCCGCCTGAAGCAGGCGGGACCGCTCTTCCCAGGCATCATCGGCTACGACGAGACGGTCATCCCCCAGCTGGTGAACGCACTCCTCTCACAGCACGACTTCGTCTTGCTCGGCCTGCGCGGCCAGGCCAAGAGCCGGCTGCTGCGCGCCCTCGTGACGCTGCTCGATGAAGCAATGCCCGTCGTCCCCGGGTCGGAGATCCACGATGACCCGCTTGCGCCGTTGAGCGCCTTCGCGAAGCGCCGCGTGCAGGAAGAAGGCGACGCCATGCCCATCGAATGGGTCCCCCGGGAGGCACGTTACGTCGAGAAGCTGGCCACGCCGGATGTGACGGTGGCCGACATCATCGGCGACATCGATCCGATCAAGGCGGCCCGTGCCGGCTTGCAGCTCTCCGACGAGCTGACGATGCACTACGGCCTGCTGCCGCGGGCGAACCGGAGCATCTTCGCCATCAACGAGCTGCCCGACCTCGCCGGGCGCGTCCAGGTGAGCCTCTTCAACATCTTGCAAGAGGGCGACGTGCAGATCAAAGGCTATCCGGTGCGACTGCCGCTCGACGTGCTCATGGTCTTCAGCGCCAATCCAGAGGACTACACCGCCCGCGGGAAGATCATCACGCCGCTCAAGGACCGGATCGGCTCGGAGATTCGCACGCATTACCCGCGCACGCGAGACGCCGCCATGGCGATTACGCAGCAAGAGGCATGGGTGGAGCGAGACGGCCACGGAGGGCTGCGTGTCGACGTTCCTCCCTACGTACGCGAGGTCGTCGAGGAAATTGCGTTCCAGGCGCGCGTGGATTCAAGGGTGGACAAGCGCTCTGGCGTGAGCCAGCGCCTGCCCATCACCTGTATCGAGAACGTGGTGTCCAACGCAGAGCGACGGACGCTTCTCTCGGGTGAGTCCGTCGTCGTTCCCCGTGTGGCGGATGTCTACGCGGCCTTGCCTGCGCTCACCGGGAAGCTCGAGCTCGAGTACGAGGGCGAGCTGCGGGGCGCCGATACGGTCGGCCGTGATCTCGTCCGCAGCGCCGTGCGCGTCGTCTTCGACGGCTATGACGATGGCGCCGACCTCAAGCCGATCATCGAGTGGTTCGATATGGGCGGGACGATGCAGCTCAGTGACACGCTGTCTGCGGCCGAGCTGCTCGAGGAAGCCGGGAAGCTGCAGGGGCTCGTCGAGCTCGGCGATCAGATCGACCGAGACACCGGTGGCGACAGTGGGCGCCGCGCCGCGGCCGTCGATTTCATTCTCGAGGGTCTGCACGCGCAGAAGCGCGTCAGCCGATCCGACGCGTGGCAGTACGAGGCGGCGGAGCCGCCGCGCCGCCGCATCCGTACGACACAGCCAACCATCGAGGACGAGGAGCTTCCGTCACCGGGGCGCAAGAAGCTGTACAACTGA
- a CDS encoding VWA domain-containing protein yields MRYKFHRWVGDDLEGLDLEELLSKLSDLLMGSGFDNPYGDPGDTSFSRQSLHDAILDALLSGGLLSEETLERLLGDPADADARSQIEQLIERLIEQLTKEGYLVPHPGPAPSDASPDRAGDGGGGDGRPVEFEVTDKGLDFLGYRALRDLLGSRGRSAVGRHDTRELATGTEAEGAPKAYEFGETLNLDASATILNAVRRGGLPISHQPTSGNAAIDVREEDLMVAQGEYQSSCATVLLLDCSHSMILYGEDRFTPAKRVALALSNLIRHQYPGDDLRVVLFHDAAEEIPLSRLARVRVGPYYTNTREGLRLARRILERQQKDMRQIVMITDGKPSAITHPDGRIYRNAFGLDPLIVTETFAEVSACRRSGIMINTFMLARDYDLVAFVRRVAEICRGKAYFTTPFTLGQYVLMDYLTKKTRTVH; encoded by the coding sequence ATGCGCTACAAATTTCATCGTTGGGTGGGCGACGATCTCGAAGGGCTCGACCTCGAGGAGCTCCTGTCGAAGCTGTCCGACCTCCTGATGGGGAGCGGCTTCGACAACCCGTACGGCGATCCGGGCGACACGTCTTTTTCACGGCAGTCGCTCCACGACGCCATTCTGGACGCCCTGCTGTCAGGCGGTCTTCTGTCGGAGGAAACGCTGGAACGGCTCCTCGGGGACCCGGCCGATGCCGATGCCCGATCGCAGATCGAGCAGCTCATCGAGCGCCTCATCGAGCAGCTGACCAAGGAGGGGTATCTGGTCCCGCATCCCGGACCGGCGCCCTCGGACGCGTCGCCAGACCGGGCGGGCGATGGCGGTGGCGGGGATGGACGGCCCGTGGAGTTCGAGGTCACCGACAAGGGCCTGGATTTCCTGGGCTACAGGGCGCTCCGCGATCTTCTTGGCTCACGTGGCCGCAGTGCCGTCGGCCGGCACGATACCCGCGAGCTGGCGACCGGCACCGAGGCCGAAGGCGCTCCCAAGGCCTACGAGTTCGGCGAGACGCTCAACCTCGACGCCAGCGCGACCATCCTCAACGCCGTTCGACGCGGAGGCTTGCCCATCAGTCACCAGCCGACGAGCGGCAACGCTGCCATCGACGTGCGAGAAGAGGACCTCATGGTTGCCCAGGGTGAGTATCAGAGCTCCTGCGCCACCGTTCTGCTGCTCGACTGCAGCCATAGCATGATCCTCTACGGCGAAGACCGCTTCACGCCGGCCAAGCGTGTCGCGCTCGCGCTGTCGAACCTCATTCGCCACCAATACCCGGGCGACGACCTGCGCGTGGTGTTGTTCCACGATGCGGCCGAAGAGATCCCGCTCTCACGGCTCGCGCGTGTGCGCGTCGGTCCGTACTACACGAACACACGTGAAGGCCTGCGGCTGGCGCGCCGCATCCTCGAGCGCCAGCAAAAGGACATGCGGCAAATCGTGATGATCACCGACGGCAAGCCGTCCGCAATCACCCATCCGGATGGCCGCATCTATCGCAATGCTTTCGGTCTCGATCCCCTGATCGTCACCGAGACCTTTGCGGAGGTCTCGGCATGCCGCCGTTCGGGCATCATGATCAACACCTTCATGCTGGCGCGCGACTACGATCTGGTCGCCTTCGTCCGGCGTGTCGCCGAGATATGCCGCGGCAAGGCGTACTTCACGACACCGTTCACCTTGGGCCAGTACGTCCTCATGGACTACCTGACGAAGAAGACGAGGACGGTTCACTGA
- the ypdA gene encoding YpdA family putative bacillithiol disulfide reductase, translating into MQLYDIVVVGAGPAGLATAIAAKQRGLSALVLEKDVLVNTLLHFPVNMIYFTTPELMEIGGLPFVTPYEKPTRVEALRYYRRAVETYDLAIQYNERVTAVVRAGNDGDVPFAVRTETPEGRIHEYAGRFVVIATGAFDLPNMMGVPGEELPHVSHYYTEAHPYFKKRVAIVGGANSAADAALDLYRSGADVTLVHRGQSFSDSLKYWVRPDLENRIKDGAIKARLGARLIEIRPKEVLIEDGSGPHVLPADVVLLLTGYRSDTTLFAAAGVEFDPETSVPVFDAETFETNVPGVFLAGAVITGRNSGKIFIENGRFHGAQVVRIIHDRLRMEVADSVQA; encoded by the coding sequence ATGCAACTGTACGACATCGTCGTTGTAGGTGCTGGGCCCGCCGGGCTCGCGACCGCTATTGCTGCCAAGCAGCGCGGGCTCTCGGCGCTGGTCCTCGAGAAGGACGTTCTGGTCAACACGCTGCTGCACTTCCCCGTCAATATGATCTACTTCACGACGCCAGAGCTGATGGAGATTGGCGGCCTGCCGTTCGTGACGCCCTACGAGAAACCGACGCGCGTCGAGGCACTCCGTTACTATCGGCGCGCCGTCGAAACTTACGATCTCGCGATCCAGTACAACGAGCGGGTGACGGCCGTCGTGCGCGCTGGCAACGACGGCGACGTCCCCTTCGCGGTACGTACGGAGACGCCCGAAGGTAGGATTCATGAGTACGCCGGCCGCTTCGTCGTGATTGCGACGGGCGCCTTCGATCTTCCCAACATGATGGGTGTGCCCGGCGAGGAGCTGCCGCACGTCTCGCACTACTACACCGAGGCACATCCGTACTTCAAGAAGCGGGTCGCCATCGTGGGTGGCGCCAACTCGGCTGCCGATGCTGCCCTCGATCTCTATCGCTCTGGCGCGGATGTCACCCTGGTCCATCGCGGGCAGAGCTTCTCCGACTCGCTGAAATACTGGGTGCGCCCGGATCTCGAGAACCGCATCAAGGATGGCGCTATCAAGGCACGGCTAGGGGCCCGCCTGATCGAGATTCGACCAAAGGAGGTGCTGATCGAAGATGGATCTGGACCCCACGTGTTACCCGCCGATGTCGTGCTATTGCTGACGGGGTATCGCTCGGACACGACCCTGTTCGCCGCGGCGGGTGTCGAGTTCGATCCGGAAACGTCAGTGCCGGTCTTCGATGCCGAAACGTTCGAGACGAACGTGCCCGGTGTGTTTCTGGCAGGCGCCGTGATCACCGGTCGGAACAGCGGCAAGATCTTCATCGAGAACGGCCGCTTTCATGGGGCGCAGGTCGTTCGCATCATTCACGACCGGTTGCGCATGGAGGTAGCGGACTCGGTGCAAGCCTAG